A window of the Dyadobacter pollutisoli genome harbors these coding sequences:
- the coaE gene encoding dephospho-CoA kinase (Dephospho-CoA kinase (CoaE) performs the final step in coenzyme A biosynthesis.): MSLPLQIGVTGGIGSGKSIVCQVFSCLEIPVYHADSRAKWLTNHEPEIREKVTDLLGPESYDSSGMYNTSFVASVVFKDEKLLKKLNAIIHPVVMRDTQHWVSEHADSPYVLKEAAIMNAAGQGNSLDYVVVVHAPEDLRIKRILQRDNRSELEIRSIIKRQASDESRKQIADFIITNDETAALIPQVLHLNHQFLEAAKNR; the protein is encoded by the coding sequence ATGTCACTTCCACTTCAGATAGGAGTTACCGGCGGTATTGGTTCCGGCAAGAGCATAGTCTGCCAGGTATTTTCCTGCCTTGAAATTCCTGTTTATCACGCCGATTCCCGTGCCAAATGGCTTACCAATCATGAACCTGAGATCAGAGAAAAGGTAACGGATTTACTCGGGCCGGAATCGTATGATTCGTCAGGAATGTATAATACTTCGTTTGTTGCCTCCGTGGTTTTCAAAGACGAAAAGCTCTTAAAAAAGCTGAATGCCATTATCCATCCAGTGGTCATGAGAGATACCCAGCATTGGGTTTCGGAACATGCAGACTCTCCATATGTGTTGAAAGAAGCGGCCATTATGAACGCGGCCGGGCAGGGGAATTCACTGGATTACGTCGTGGTGGTTCACGCGCCGGAAGATCTGAGGATCAAGCGTATTCTGCAAAGAGACAATCGTAGTGAGTTGGAAATCAGATCGATTATCAAAAGGCAAGCGTCGGACGAGTCGAGAAAGCAGATCGCAGATTTTATCATTACCAATGACGAAACCGCTGCTTTGATCCCGCAGGTTTTGCATCTTAACCATCAATTTCTGGAAGCGGCGAAAAACCGTTAG
- a CDS encoding HigA family addiction module antitoxin — translation MEKLKNIHPGEILLEEFLNPMGISAYKLAKETAIPQTRISEIVKGRRRITADTALRFSKYFGTTPKFWLGLQDDFDLEEEQHLIFGELSNIKTLQYDVA, via the coding sequence ATGGAAAAATTAAAAAACATTCATCCCGGCGAAATCCTTTTGGAAGAGTTTTTGAATCCAATGGGGATCTCGGCATATAAACTGGCAAAAGAGACTGCTATTCCCCAGACAAGAATAAGTGAAATTGTAAAAGGCCGCAGAAGAATAACCGCGGATACTGCCTTGCGATTCAGTAAATATTTCGGAACAACTCCGAAGTTTTGGCTTGGCTTGCAGGATGATTTCGATCTGGAAGAAGAGCAGCATCTGATTTTTGGAGAATTGAGTAATATCAAGACTTTACAATACGATGTAGCATAG
- a CDS encoding DUF6934 family protein, producing MNESSYPFALSRQELRYEFVSVSADKEVKKVVVLSQTDENEIYNLALFDLLDNDELGSPSKKDANDLAKINTTVSCIVSDFLEKNPRCSVVRLHNEPPRQLVRDEIVQKELDEMNELLRKTDLSNLFNRHSNK from the coding sequence ATGAACGAAAGTTCCTACCCATTCGCGCTGTCGCGTCAAGAATTGCGATATGAATTTGTCAGTGTTAGTGCGGACAAAGAAGTAAAGAAGGTTGTTGTATTAAGTCAGACAGACGAAAACGAGATTTATAATCTGGCGTTATTTGACCTGCTAGACAATGACGAGCTTGGCTCTCCATCGAAAAAAGATGCGAACGATCTAGCCAAAATTAATACAACAGTCTCCTGCATTGTGAGTGACTTTTTAGAAAAAAATCCACGTTGCAGTGTAGTTCGTCTGCACAACGAACCTCCTCGGCAGCTAGTCAGAGATGAAATTGTGCAAAAGGAATTGGACGAGATGAATGAATTGTTAAGAAAAACAGATTTATCAAACCTATTTAATCGTCATTCAAATAAATGA
- a CDS encoding ABC transporter ATP-binding protein, giving the protein MKALKYLNQYLWKYKWYLILGTIFTIISNLFGIIPAQLVRYALDLVIETLDIYYLFNGASLQSGMYDIFAFSILLYGLLILLMALLKGIFLFLVRQTIIVMSRHIEFELKNDIYQHYQTLPASFFRRHNTGDLMARISEDVSNVRIYLGPALMYGINLIVLFILVISYMASVSTKLTFYVLLPLPVLSISVYVVNSMIMKRSQEIQKQLSGLSTYVQEAFSGIRVIKSFVQEDHSFSNFQKEAETFKTKSLGLTKVDAFFYPVILLLIGLSNILIIYVGGQEIINGRLTPGNITEFILYVNILTWPVMALGWTTSQIQRAASSQTRINEFLNEKTTLVSEKNLVKPLEGAITFQNVGFIYPDSGIQALQHFDLKVNPGESVAILGTTGSGKSTLAHLLCRLYDPTEGQILIDNIPMKDYDVHAYRRQIGYVPQDVFLFSDSIQNNVRFGTVDMPFERIEQAVKDADLYNNIIDFPQGYETMLGERGITLSGGQKQRLSIARAIARDPKILVLDDCLSAVDTNTENIILNNMKRIMDQRTSVIISHRVSSAKLADKIVVLDEGRIVEQGTHSELMAANGAYKELYEKQLIAEEV; this is encoded by the coding sequence GTGAAAGCATTAAAGTACCTCAACCAGTACTTATGGAAATACAAATGGTATCTCATCCTGGGAACCATTTTTACCATTATTTCTAACCTTTTTGGAATAATCCCTGCCCAGCTGGTGCGTTACGCCCTTGATCTGGTGATCGAAACCCTCGATATTTACTATCTTTTCAATGGGGCTTCGCTTCAAAGCGGGATGTATGACATTTTTGCTTTCAGCATCCTGCTGTATGGTTTGCTCATTCTGCTGATGGCATTATTGAAGGGAATTTTTCTGTTCCTCGTCCGGCAGACCATCATTGTCATGTCCCGGCACATTGAATTTGAACTCAAAAACGACATATACCAACATTACCAGACGCTACCTGCGAGTTTTTTCAGACGCCACAACACCGGTGATTTAATGGCCCGGATATCCGAAGACGTCAGCAATGTGAGGATATACCTGGGGCCTGCGCTCATGTACGGCATTAACCTGATCGTGCTTTTCATTCTGGTAATTTCCTACATGGCATCTGTCAGCACCAAACTGACTTTTTATGTGCTACTCCCGTTGCCTGTGCTTTCGATCAGCGTTTATGTCGTCAATAGTATGATCATGAAACGTTCTCAGGAGATTCAAAAGCAACTTTCAGGACTTTCGACGTATGTACAGGAAGCTTTTTCAGGGATCAGGGTGATCAAATCTTTTGTTCAGGAAGATCATTCTTTTTCCAATTTCCAGAAAGAGGCAGAAACTTTTAAGACCAAATCCCTCGGCCTCACCAAAGTTGACGCATTCTTTTACCCTGTTATACTACTGCTCATTGGTTTGAGCAATATTCTGATCATTTATGTAGGTGGCCAGGAAATCATTAATGGCAGACTGACGCCGGGCAATATCACTGAGTTCATTCTATATGTCAATATTCTTACGTGGCCAGTGATGGCATTGGGCTGGACTACCAGCCAGATCCAGCGCGCTGCTTCGTCGCAAACAAGGATCAATGAATTTTTGAATGAAAAGACAACATTGGTTTCGGAGAAAAACCTTGTCAAACCGCTGGAAGGGGCTATCACATTTCAGAATGTCGGCTTTATCTACCCTGATTCAGGAATTCAGGCGCTGCAACATTTTGATCTGAAAGTAAATCCGGGAGAATCGGTTGCGATATTGGGAACGACCGGTTCCGGCAAAAGCACGCTGGCGCATCTGCTATGCCGTTTATATGATCCAACAGAAGGTCAGATTCTCATTGACAACATTCCGATGAAGGATTACGATGTGCATGCATACCGTCGCCAGATTGGTTATGTGCCTCAGGATGTCTTCCTTTTTTCAGATTCGATCCAAAACAATGTCCGTTTCGGAACCGTCGATATGCCTTTCGAAAGAATCGAACAAGCAGTAAAAGACGCAGATCTTTATAATAACATCATTGATTTCCCACAAGGCTACGAAACCATGCTGGGAGAAAGGGGGATTACATTGTCAGGAGGACAAAAGCAGCGCCTTTCCATTGCCAGAGCCATCGCACGTGACCCCAAAATACTGGTACTCGACGACTGCCTCTCGGCTGTGGACACCAATACGGAAAACATTATCCTCAATAATATGAAACGGATTATGGATCAGCGTACTTCGGTGATCATTTCGCACCGCGTTTCTTCTGCCAAGCTTGCCGACAAAATCGTGGTTCTGGATGAAGGAAGAATAGTTGAGCAAGGCACACATTCAGAATTGATGGCCGCCAATGGCGCTTATAAAGAGCTTTACGAGAAGCAGTTGATTGCCGAGGAGGTTTAG
- a CDS encoding XRE family transcriptional regulator, with the protein MPIDEEFRRFKQIREELNLTQSAFADELGISATTADIERGRTRIPGQVVKELLKKYHINPLWLFGDSTQKYLHAEKLSINPKIVTVDNTGHENIVLVSAKAAAGYPNNIGDAQWFESQPAFSIPLPEYRNATFRGFQVEGDSMLPVLHSGEWIVGKAVDDWENLSDKRMYVIVTVDSILVKRVQKETHSTYINLISTNPEYAPIRIDRNEIREVWLVNSKLTFDLEADTQQVSLHSLHQEMKELRAEVKKLVK; encoded by the coding sequence ATGCCCATTGACGAGGAGTTCAGACGTTTTAAGCAAATAAGGGAAGAATTGAATCTGACCCAGTCCGCATTTGCGGATGAGCTTGGTATTAGTGCCACGACGGCTGACATTGAACGAGGCCGCACGCGTATCCCGGGTCAGGTTGTGAAAGAGCTTCTGAAAAAGTACCATATTAACCCATTGTGGCTTTTTGGTGATAGCACTCAGAAATACCTGCACGCTGAGAAGCTTTCGATCAACCCCAAAATTGTGACTGTTGATAATACGGGCCATGAAAATATTGTGCTGGTAAGTGCCAAAGCAGCAGCTGGTTATCCCAATAATATCGGCGACGCACAATGGTTTGAAAGTCAGCCGGCTTTCAGTATTCCATTACCGGAGTACCGCAATGCTACGTTCAGGGGGTTTCAGGTGGAAGGAGATAGCATGTTGCCGGTACTTCATTCAGGTGAATGGATCGTAGGTAAGGCTGTGGATGACTGGGAAAACCTCAGCGATAAACGCATGTATGTGATTGTTACCGTGGACAGTATCCTGGTCAAAAGAGTGCAGAAAGAAACGCACTCAACTTATATTAACCTTATTTCCACTAATCCCGAGTACGCACCAATTCGTATCGATCGTAACGAAATCCGGGAGGTGTGGCTGGTCAATAGCAAATTAACATTCGATCTGGAAGCCGATACCCAGCAGGTTAGCCTGCATAGTTTGCATCAGGAGATGAAGGAGTTGCGCGCGGAAGTGAAGAAACTGGTGAAGTGA
- a CDS encoding DNA polymerase III subunit gamma/tau, translated as MDHFVVSARKYRPVTFDSVVGQSHITTTLKNAIRTNHLAQAFLFCGPRGVGKTTCARILAKTINCQNLGDDVEACGECESCVSFQNNASFNIHELDAASNNSVEDIRNLIDQVRYPPQTGKYKIYIIDEVHMLSQAAFNAFLKTLEEPPGYAIFILATTEKHKILPTILSRCQIFDFNRIQPKDIAYHLADIAKKEGIETEKEALELIGQKADGGLRDALSMFDLNVTFSTNNHLTYAAVLENLHILDYDYYFKITDALTAGSIARSLVLFDEILRKGFDGHLFVVGLLEHFRNLLVGKDPVTVTLLQVSESAERKYQEQSAMADMSFLLSALSIASQCDINYKSAKNQRLHVELCLMKLANLPHVLQLNSLAAVDETAKKKVEPQQQPLNSQPSVPAIPPTNGAPTNGSSYAPPPQPVATPAVPSRLKSTIPLTATTPITSQPVKETVAAQTDYAAVAAGSNVKKEALTFETLQRLWYEFAEKRQQAGNSTTEEITLRREFKLEGTTIEIALDNTHQLEAVQNMRYDLLGFLKSRIDAPRLDINPRVAPQEVNRLPYTPAEKFNYMAEKNPYLLELKQALGLDVDF; from the coding sequence ATGGATCATTTCGTTGTTTCGGCCAGGAAGTATCGTCCCGTCACCTTTGATTCGGTGGTTGGCCAATCACACATCACTACCACATTAAAAAACGCAATTCGCACCAATCACCTCGCGCAAGCCTTTCTTTTTTGCGGTCCGAGGGGTGTAGGAAAAACTACATGTGCGCGGATTTTAGCCAAAACAATTAACTGCCAGAACCTCGGCGATGATGTAGAAGCTTGCGGCGAATGTGAATCCTGTGTCAGCTTTCAAAACAATGCGTCTTTCAATATCCACGAACTGGATGCTGCTTCCAATAACTCGGTGGAAGATATCCGTAACCTGATCGATCAGGTTCGCTATCCACCCCAGACTGGAAAATACAAAATCTACATCATTGATGAGGTTCATATGCTTTCTCAGGCCGCATTCAATGCATTCCTGAAAACATTGGAAGAACCGCCGGGCTATGCCATTTTCATTTTGGCAACTACGGAAAAACATAAGATCCTGCCTACTATCCTTTCGCGCTGCCAGATCTTTGACTTTAACAGGATACAGCCAAAAGATATCGCATATCATCTGGCTGATATCGCAAAAAAAGAAGGCATTGAAACTGAAAAAGAAGCACTGGAACTGATCGGGCAAAAAGCGGACGGAGGACTTCGTGACGCGCTTTCAATGTTCGATTTGAATGTTACTTTTTCAACTAATAATCACCTTACCTATGCAGCAGTACTCGAAAACCTGCATATCCTGGACTATGATTATTACTTCAAAATCACCGATGCATTGACTGCCGGCAGTATAGCGCGGTCTTTGGTTTTGTTTGACGAGATCTTGCGAAAAGGTTTTGACGGACATTTGTTTGTGGTAGGGCTGTTGGAACATTTCAGGAATTTGCTGGTGGGTAAAGACCCTGTTACTGTGACGCTTTTGCAGGTTTCGGAGTCTGCCGAGCGTAAATACCAGGAACAGTCTGCGATGGCCGATATGAGTTTCCTGCTCTCTGCGCTTAGTATCGCGAGCCAATGTGATATCAATTACAAATCAGCCAAAAACCAGCGACTGCATGTGGAGCTTTGCCTCATGAAGCTCGCCAATTTACCGCACGTTCTTCAACTTAATTCACTTGCAGCCGTTGATGAAACGGCAAAAAAAAAAGTTGAGCCACAGCAACAGCCATTAAATTCGCAGCCTTCTGTTCCGGCAATACCGCCAACGAACGGCGCTCCAACCAATGGAAGCTCTTACGCACCGCCGCCACAGCCAGTAGCAACTCCAGCTGTACCGTCACGACTGAAAAGCACGATTCCGCTCACTGCCACCACTCCCATTACCAGCCAACCGGTTAAGGAAACCGTTGCGGCTCAAACTGACTATGCTGCCGTAGCAGCCGGCAGTAATGTCAAAAAGGAGGCATTGACCTTTGAAACACTTCAAAGGCTTTGGTATGAATTTGCAGAAAAGAGACAGCAAGCCGGAAACTCGACCACCGAGGAAATTACACTAAGGAGAGAGTTCAAACTGGAAGGTACCACCATTGAAATAGCGCTTGACAACACGCACCAGCTGGAAGCAGTCCAGAACATGCGTTATGATCTGCTGGGTTTTCTGAAAAGCCGGATCGATGCTCCCAGGCTGGACATTAACCCCCGTGTAGCGCCCCAGGAGGTAAACCGGCTACCCTATACTCCTGCCGAAAAATTCAATTATATGGCTGAAAAGAACCCCTATCTGCTGGAATTGAAGCAGGCACTGGGCCTTGACGTAGATTTCTAA
- a CDS encoding glycoside hydrolase family 16 protein, with translation MNRQELILSAVLVLSNFFVCCSQPSSPPTPSSKKTYEFGTNPSWQDEFDTPGKPDPTKWGYDLGDHGWGNHELEDYTDKIANAKVEGGNLVITAIKEKSGKLDHSSARLVSKGKGDFLYGKFEIRAKLPKGRGTWPAIWMLASENGYGNKGWPDNGEIDIMEHVGFDHGKVHGNVHTKAFNHTIGTNKGNNVMVDQVSEEFHTYSCEWTPDAISILVDGKSYFTFKKEAGYQWQQWPFDKPFHFILNIAVGGDWGGQKGVDDSIFPQKMEVDYVRVYPLVEKK, from the coding sequence ATGAACAGGCAAGAATTGATACTATCAGCAGTCCTAGTTTTGTCTAATTTTTTTGTGTGCTGTTCTCAACCATCCAGCCCACCAACTCCGTCCAGCAAGAAAACCTACGAATTCGGCACTAACCCGTCCTGGCAAGACGAATTCGATACTCCCGGAAAGCCTGACCCTACCAAATGGGGCTACGACCTCGGTGATCATGGCTGGGGCAATCACGAACTGGAAGATTACACGGACAAAATCGCTAATGCCAAAGTAGAGGGCGGAAACCTCGTTATCACTGCCATTAAAGAAAAATCCGGAAAACTGGATCACAGTTCTGCCCGTTTGGTATCAAAAGGGAAAGGGGATTTTTTGTATGGAAAGTTTGAGATCAGGGCCAAACTGCCGAAAGGACGAGGCACCTGGCCAGCTATATGGATGCTAGCCAGCGAAAATGGATACGGTAATAAAGGCTGGCCTGATAATGGTGAAATCGACATTATGGAGCATGTTGGCTTCGATCACGGTAAAGTCCATGGCAATGTCCATACCAAAGCTTTTAACCATACCATTGGAACCAACAAGGGAAATAATGTTATGGTCGACCAGGTCTCAGAGGAATTTCACACCTACTCCTGCGAGTGGACACCCGATGCCATTTCCATTCTGGTGGATGGTAAATCCTATTTTACATTCAAGAAAGAAGCCGGTTATCAATGGCAGCAATGGCCGTTCGACAAACCTTTTCATTTTATTTTAAATATAGCTGTCGGAGGTGACTGGGGAGGGCAAAAAGGCGTGGATGACAGCATTTTCCCTCAAAAAATGGAGGTCGATTACGTCCGTGTTTACCCGCTTGTCGAGAAAAAGTAA
- the yajC gene encoding preprotein translocase subunit YajC: MNFSLLAQAAAGGSQGMIYQVVMWVGIIGVFYFFMIRPQQKKQKDQKELLGNLKKGDQVVTIGGIHARIYTVEETTVTLELDKGVKLTVDKSAISRTIAG, translated from the coding sequence ATGAATTTTTCTTTATTAGCACAAGCAGCAGCAGGCGGCTCACAAGGTATGATTTATCAGGTCGTGATGTGGGTCGGGATAATCGGGGTGTTTTATTTTTTCATGATACGCCCGCAGCAGAAAAAGCAAAAAGATCAGAAAGAATTGCTTGGTAACCTCAAAAAAGGCGATCAGGTGGTAACGATTGGAGGAATCCACGCCCGGATTTATACAGTAGAAGAGACAACAGTTACGTTGGAACTGGATAAAGGAGTAAAGTTAACAGTTGACAAATCAGCCATCTCGCGTACTATTGCAGGATAA
- the nusB gene encoding transcription antitermination factor NusB has product MLNRRLLRTKAVQALYARQLTADANRLLALDHIDEAFAPDLNSMEPQNRQKLAGMKRLAGMTLDELIKNGKPNEDEELPEQVLKVARSAFQAYSRQTATDGEKMVRRVLNETESIHVDFVRVLSMIIELAHQAKIDRERRYDDPESPFPKDSGLDTNRVVRVLIEDKNLEEEIIRNGINWSNEMNLVRKTYREALRKDAQYEAYCKETSHTPEEDQAIVQYILRQVILKHEVPLDYFEQRDLYWSDHSELIRSLAIKTLKSADNSATFQLAPLTKDWEEDRFFVEELCRIVVAESDKYDLYLDDQLKNWELERVALVDLIILKTALAELIHFPGIPVKVTINEFIEIAKRYSTPKSGKFVNGVLDVLSVKLSKEGVIRKSGRGLIDNK; this is encoded by the coding sequence ATGCTGAATAGAAGATTATTAAGAACCAAGGCGGTCCAGGCGCTTTATGCAAGACAGTTGACAGCAGATGCCAATCGTTTGCTCGCACTAGATCACATTGATGAGGCTTTTGCGCCGGATCTGAACTCCATGGAACCTCAAAACCGGCAGAAGTTAGCAGGGATGAAACGTCTGGCTGGAATGACGCTCGACGAATTGATTAAAAACGGAAAACCCAATGAGGATGAGGAACTTCCGGAGCAGGTTTTGAAAGTTGCACGCAGTGCATTTCAGGCATACAGCCGCCAGACAGCTACGGATGGAGAGAAAATGGTAAGGAGGGTATTGAATGAGACTGAATCGATCCATGTTGATTTTGTACGTGTTCTTTCAATGATCATTGAACTGGCGCATCAGGCCAAAATTGACCGCGAAAGAAGATATGACGATCCTGAATCGCCTTTTCCAAAAGACTCTGGCTTGGACACCAACAGAGTTGTGAGGGTGCTGATCGAAGATAAAAACCTGGAAGAGGAAATTATCAGGAACGGTATCAACTGGTCCAATGAAATGAACCTTGTCAGGAAAACTTATCGTGAAGCATTGAGGAAAGATGCGCAGTACGAAGCTTATTGCAAGGAAACCTCACATACCCCTGAGGAAGATCAGGCTATCGTTCAATATATTTTAAGACAGGTTATCTTAAAGCACGAAGTTCCGCTTGATTATTTTGAACAGCGTGACCTATATTGGAGTGATCATAGTGAACTGATCCGTAGTCTAGCCATCAAAACGTTGAAATCAGCAGACAATAGCGCTACTTTTCAGTTGGCGCCTTTGACCAAAGATTGGGAAGAAGACCGGTTCTTTGTAGAAGAACTATGCCGGATCGTGGTAGCTGAAAGTGATAAATACGATCTATATCTGGATGATCAGCTTAAAAACTGGGAGCTGGAAAGGGTTGCGCTCGTGGATCTGATTATATTGAAAACTGCGTTGGCGGAACTGATCCATTTCCCGGGCATTCCCGTTAAAGTAACAATTAACGAGTTTATTGAAATAGCAAAAAGGTACAGTACCCCAAAAAGTGGTAAGTTTGTAAATGGCGTCCTGGACGTGCTTTCTGTGAAGCTTTCGAAAGAAGGGGTGATCAGAAAGAGCGGCCGCGGATTGATAGATAATAAATAA
- a CDS encoding type II toxin-antitoxin system VapC family toxin, which yields MGVKYLWDTNTVIYYLQQQFSTNADKLMDEIVEDYTIIISAITEIELYCWKTPTDSDLKILHSFVEDALVIELERDIKIKTAEVRKEYRIKLPDAIIAATALVYNLTLITSNKKDFIGIANLSLLDPYEA from the coding sequence ATGGGAGTAAAATATCTCTGGGATACCAATACTGTCATCTATTATTTGCAGCAACAGTTCTCCACAAATGCTGACAAGTTAATGGATGAGATTGTTGAAGATTACACCATTATCATTTCTGCAATCACTGAAATTGAATTGTATTGCTGGAAAACTCCTACCGATAGCGACTTAAAAATTCTTCATTCATTTGTTGAAGATGCGCTGGTTATTGAATTGGAAAGAGACATTAAAATCAAAACGGCTGAGGTGCGCAAAGAATACCGAATCAAACTCCCTGACGCGATTATTGCGGCTACTGCATTGGTCTATAATTTGACTTTAATTACAAGCAATAAAAAAGATTTTATAGGAATCGCTAATTTATCGCTACTAGACCCCTACGAAGCCTAA
- a CDS encoding DUF1573 domain-containing protein → MKKISICVLLGIALVFSGCSKKEDKSEAEQADSKMPVFALIDSSSFDFGTIQEGAIVEHSFKFRNDGEYPLILNNITSSCGCTTPEWPKEPIGPKETSSIKVRFDSKHKSGPQVKTITVYANTEPAYSELRLKGVVNSAPTK, encoded by the coding sequence ATGAAAAAAATATCCATTTGTGTTTTGTTAGGAATCGCATTGGTTTTTTCCGGTTGTTCCAAAAAAGAAGATAAAAGCGAAGCGGAACAGGCAGATTCAAAAATGCCTGTTTTTGCTTTGATCGATAGCTCATCGTTCGATTTTGGAACCATTCAGGAAGGAGCTATTGTGGAGCACAGTTTCAAATTTCGCAATGATGGAGAATATCCGCTGATCCTGAACAATATCACTTCTTCCTGCGGCTGTACAACGCCGGAATGGCCCAAGGAGCCAATTGGTCCCAAAGAGACATCAAGTATCAAAGTCCGTTTTGACAGCAAACACAAGTCGGGTCCCCAGGTAAAAACCATTACGGTGTATGCCAATACGGAACCTGCTTATTCGGAGCTAAGGCTCAAAGGAGTTGTCAATTCCGCACCAACAAAATAA
- the dinB gene encoding DNA polymerase IV, giving the protein MKRQVERTILHMDLDTFFVSVERKHDDRLRGIPVLVGGTGDRGVVAACSYETRPYGIHSGMPMKMARMLCPQATVIRGEAGIYSKESKTVSEIIKEAVPVFEKASIDEFYADLSGMEKFHNSYHLATELRERIKKESGLPISFGLSTSKVVSKVATGEAKPDNQKKIDAGTEKTFLAPMLVQKIPMMGDKTSKVLYDMGVKYVKTIQEMPVEMMTQILGKNGTLLWNRANGLDDSPIVPFHERKSISNERTFGKDTGDVQRMREMIRAMGENLAYQLRTGNKLTSCVSVKIRYSDFNTVSKQVKIAYTSADHILIPQIERLFDQLHNRRMMVRLVGVNFSDLVTGNYQINLFDDSEERLNLYMAMDYIRNRYGTDNRGNSILSWGTTLGIPNIASMGNPFNGDPPIIPAHRNA; this is encoded by the coding sequence GTGAAACGCCAAGTGGAGCGCACGATACTACATATGGACCTTGATACATTTTTTGTATCTGTCGAGCGAAAGCACGATGACCGCCTCAGGGGCATCCCCGTACTCGTAGGCGGTACAGGGGACCGCGGGGTGGTGGCTGCCTGCAGTTATGAAACCAGGCCCTACGGTATACATTCAGGCATGCCGATGAAAATGGCCCGGATGCTGTGTCCGCAAGCGACCGTCATACGCGGGGAAGCGGGGATTTATTCGAAGGAGTCTAAAACAGTTTCCGAGATCATTAAAGAAGCTGTTCCGGTTTTTGAGAAGGCAAGTATTGATGAATTCTATGCCGATCTGTCGGGAATGGAAAAATTTCATAACAGCTACCATCTGGCGACGGAACTCAGGGAGCGCATTAAGAAAGAAAGCGGCCTGCCGATTTCCTTTGGCTTGTCAACTAGTAAAGTGGTTTCAAAAGTAGCTACTGGAGAAGCCAAACCCGATAATCAGAAAAAGATAGACGCGGGAACAGAAAAGACATTTCTCGCCCCGATGCTGGTACAGAAAATCCCAATGATGGGCGACAAAACGAGCAAAGTCCTGTATGATATGGGCGTGAAGTATGTCAAAACCATACAAGAAATGCCCGTTGAAATGATGACGCAAATCCTCGGCAAGAACGGCACATTACTTTGGAACAGGGCCAATGGTCTGGACGACTCGCCTATTGTTCCTTTTCACGAGAGAAAATCTATTTCCAATGAAAGGACATTTGGGAAAGACACGGGTGATGTGCAGCGAATGAGGGAGATGATCAGGGCAATGGGGGAAAATCTAGCTTATCAGCTCAGGACCGGAAATAAATTAACGTCATGCGTCTCTGTCAAGATCCGTTATTCCGACTTTAACACGGTATCAAAACAGGTTAAAATCGCCTATACATCAGCAGATCACATTTTGATCCCACAGATTGAGCGGCTATTTGATCAGCTTCATAACCGGCGAATGATGGTGCGGCTGGTCGGGGTCAATTTCAGTGATCTCGTAACGGGTAACTATCAGATTAACCTGTTCGATGACTCAGAGGAGCGGCTTAACCTGTATATGGCCATGGATTACATAAGGAACCGCTATGGAACAGACAACCGTGGCAACTCGATTTTGAGCTGGGGCACAACGCTGGGTATTCCGAATATCGCCAGTATGGGTAACCCCTTCAACGGAGATCCCCCCATTATCCCGGCACACCGGAATGCGTAG
- a CDS encoding YtxH domain-containing protein has product MSKTSNSLIAFLTGCVTGAALGILYAPDKGEVLRTQLTYRLSKYREKLEGVIQDMVDKKDQPDSLARTEGERVVNDAREKAEKLLEDVDRLMAQIKGQAN; this is encoded by the coding sequence ATGAGTAAAACCAGTAATAGTTTAATCGCATTCCTGACAGGTTGTGTCACCGGCGCTGCATTGGGGATTCTTTATGCACCCGACAAAGGGGAAGTTCTTCGCACCCAGCTGACTTACAGATTGTCGAAATACAGGGAGAAATTGGAAGGCGTGATCCAGGATATGGTTGATAAAAAAGACCAGCCGGATAGTCTCGCCAGAACCGAAGGCGAGCGGGTTGTGAATGACGCCCGCGAAAAAGCTGAAAAGCTGCTCGAAGATGTGGACCGTTTGATGGCTCAAATCAAAGGTCAGGCCAATTAA